In Paralcaligenes sp. KSB-10, the following are encoded in one genomic region:
- a CDS encoding outer membrane protein assembly factor BamD: MLVAVALIAGCSSFKNQVDKTAGWSADRLYKDAHAEMSDGNWKDARTRLEAVEARYPFGVYAQQALVDLAYVNWKDEEPDQALAAIARFQQQYPNHPGTDYMLYLKGLVTFTPPSASFSNITRQDPSERDPKGLRESYEAFNQLIARYPNSRYTPDAKKRVTWLVNTIAENEAHVAQYYYERGAYVAAVNRAQKVITDFQGVPIAEKALYIMYLSYGKLGLTQLRDDTKRVLDKNFPNSKYYKQGLNEPVNNWNPINWL, encoded by the coding sequence ATGCTCGTTGCCGTCGCGCTTATTGCCGGCTGCAGTTCCTTCAAGAACCAGGTCGACAAAACAGCCGGCTGGAGCGCAGACCGCCTCTACAAAGACGCCCACGCCGAGATGAGCGACGGCAACTGGAAAGACGCGCGCACACGCCTCGAAGCCGTCGAGGCCCGCTATCCTTTCGGAGTCTACGCGCAACAAGCCTTGGTCGACCTGGCTTATGTCAACTGGAAAGACGAGGAACCCGATCAGGCGCTGGCCGCCATTGCGCGGTTCCAGCAGCAGTATCCGAACCACCCCGGCACGGATTACATGCTGTACCTGAAAGGGCTGGTTACGTTTACGCCGCCCAGCGCCTCCTTCAGCAACATAACGCGCCAGGATCCAAGCGAACGGGACCCCAAAGGCCTGCGCGAGTCCTACGAGGCATTCAACCAGCTGATTGCCCGCTATCCCAACAGCCGCTACACCCCCGATGCCAAAAAACGCGTCACCTGGCTGGTCAACACCATTGCCGAGAATGAAGCCCATGTCGCCCAGTACTATTACGAGCGCGGCGCCTATGTCGCCGCGGTCAATCGGGCGCAAAAGGTCATTACCGACTTTCAGGGCGTGCCCATAGCCGAAAAAGCGCTGTACATCATGTACCTGAGCTACGGCAAGCTTGGCCTGACCCAACTGCGGGACGACACCAAGCGCGTGCTGGACAAGAACTTCCCCAACAGCAAATATTACAAGCAGGGGCTGAACGAGCCGGTCAACAACTGGAATCCCATCAACTGGCTCTAG
- the gabT gene encoding 4-aminobutyrate--2-oxoglutarate transaminase, producing MSNQTWQERKSAAIPNGIGIMCDFYVQRALNAEIWDIEGRRYIDFAAGIAVANTGHCHPKIVAAVQQQASQFTHTAFQISPYSSYVELAEKVNRAAPGNHKKKTAFFTTGAEAVENAIKIARAATGRTGIIAFSGAFHGRTFMGMALTGKVAPYKLGFGPFPGEIYHAPFPNALHGVSSQDSLDAIEALFKTDIDPKRVAAIILEPVQGEGGFYVAPFEFIRGLRALCDKHGILLIADEVQTGFGRTGKMFAIEYSGVIPDLMTMAKSLAGGMPLSGVCGKAEIMDAPVPGALGGTYAGNPLALASALAVLDIIEDEQLLARANASGEKLRASLRALQAITPEIADIRGLGAMIAVEFKHADSGKPNPEFAGRVQKNALKNGLILLTCGIYGNVIRFLFPLTIPDQLLDEGLLILADAVKSSRA from the coding sequence ATGAGCAACCAGACCTGGCAGGAAAGAAAATCGGCAGCCATCCCGAACGGGATAGGAATCATGTGCGATTTTTACGTACAGCGCGCGCTGAATGCAGAAATCTGGGATATCGAAGGACGCCGGTATATCGATTTCGCGGCCGGCATTGCCGTCGCCAACACGGGCCACTGCCATCCAAAAATCGTTGCGGCAGTCCAGCAGCAGGCAAGCCAATTCACGCATACCGCCTTCCAGATCTCCCCTTATTCCTCATATGTCGAGCTGGCCGAAAAAGTCAATCGGGCAGCGCCGGGAAATCACAAAAAGAAAACCGCCTTTTTTACCACCGGTGCCGAAGCCGTCGAAAACGCCATCAAGATAGCCCGGGCGGCCACTGGCCGCACCGGCATCATTGCCTTTTCAGGCGCGTTTCATGGGCGCACGTTCATGGGCATGGCCCTGACCGGTAAAGTGGCGCCCTACAAGCTGGGGTTCGGCCCTTTCCCCGGCGAGATCTATCACGCTCCTTTCCCCAATGCACTGCATGGCGTCAGTTCGCAGGATTCGCTGGACGCCATTGAAGCGCTGTTCAAAACAGACATCGACCCCAAACGGGTCGCCGCGATTATCCTGGAGCCGGTACAGGGAGAAGGCGGTTTCTATGTGGCCCCCTTCGAATTCATCCGGGGCTTGCGCGCCTTGTGCGACAAACACGGCATATTGCTGATCGCCGATGAGGTGCAAACGGGCTTTGGCCGCACCGGAAAAATGTTCGCCATTGAATACAGCGGCGTCATTCCAGACCTCATGACCATGGCCAAGAGCCTGGCAGGCGGCATGCCGCTATCGGGCGTATGCGGCAAAGCTGAAATCATGGATGCGCCGGTTCCTGGCGCGCTGGGGGGCACCTACGCAGGCAATCCCCTGGCGCTGGCCTCCGCGCTGGCCGTCCTGGATATTATCGAAGACGAGCAGCTTCTTGCCCGAGCCAATGCGAGCGGCGAAAAATTGCGGGCAAGCCTGCGGGCGCTGCAGGCCATCACCCCTGAAATAGCCGATATCCGAGGATTGGGGGCTATGATAGCCGTTGAATTCAAGCACGCGGACTCCGGCAAACCCAATCCGGAGTTTGCCGGCCGGGTACAAAAAAATGCGCTGAAAAACGGGCTGATTCTGCTAACGTGCGGAATATACGGAAACGTCATCCGTTTTCTGTTTCCGCTGACCATCCCCGATCAGCTTCTCGACGAAGGGCTGCTCATTCTTGCCGACGCAGTCAAGTCATCCCGGGCATGA
- a CDS encoding Tex family protein, producing MTADTFVSMTSIALNQGNDPERIIAQLARELNVRASQVGSAVELLDGGATVPFIARYRKEATDGLDDTVLRNLEVRLLYVRELEGRRTAILESIVQQGKLTAGLQQEILAADTKQRLEDLYAPYKPKRRTRAQIAREAGLGPLAEAILNDAGCDPSVLAQNYLNPEASINDTKAALDGARDILAEQFAENADLLANMREHLWATGLLYAKVVEGKESEGANFRDWFDFKEPLRTLPSHRILALLRGRQQSVLDLRLGLEADLELQNPHPCVARTARFLNIDAGFEPDAAPRARWLAEVCRWTWRVKLLTTFESELIGRLRDSAEEEAIRVFAANLKDLLLAAPAGPKPVMGLDPGIRTGVKVALIDPTGKLLDTATIYPFEPRRDREGSINTLATLAARHKIELVAIGNGTASRETEKLVADMAEKFPTLSPTRVVVSEAGASVYSASELAALEFPNLDVSLRGAVSIARRLQDPLAELVKIEPKAIGVGQYQHDVNQRELARSLDAVIEDCVNAVGVDVNTASAPLLTRVSGLNSSLAKNIVAWRDDNGPFANRKMLLKVSRFGDKAFEQAAGFLRIPNGDNPLDASSVHPEAYPVVERILKKLNTEAHQIMGQQGGLKGVSPSEFIDERFGLPTVKDIFVELEKPGRDPRPEFKTAQFKEGVNTINDLHTGMILEGVVTNVANFGAFVDIGVHQDGLVHISALAEKFVKDPRDVVRVGQTVQVKVQEVDVARKRIGLTMRLNDDSMPLRRGNAERSEASSGNRRPAASPRPTEAAGLGAMAAAFAKLKK from the coding sequence ATGACTGCTGATACCTTCGTTTCCATGACTTCGATAGCCCTGAACCAGGGCAACGACCCCGAACGCATCATCGCCCAGCTCGCCCGCGAGCTGAATGTGCGCGCCTCGCAAGTCGGTTCAGCCGTGGAATTGCTCGATGGCGGTGCCACGGTGCCGTTTATTGCCCGCTATCGCAAAGAGGCCACCGACGGACTCGACGATACCGTCTTGCGCAATCTTGAAGTGCGCCTGCTCTATGTCCGCGAACTGGAAGGCCGCCGGACGGCCATTCTCGAATCGATCGTACAGCAGGGCAAGCTTACCGCCGGGCTGCAGCAGGAAATCCTGGCAGCCGATACCAAGCAGCGGCTGGAAGACTTGTACGCACCTTACAAGCCCAAACGCCGCACTCGGGCCCAGATCGCCCGGGAAGCCGGCCTGGGTCCCCTGGCCGAAGCCATTTTGAATGACGCCGGATGCGATCCCTCCGTACTGGCGCAAAACTATCTGAATCCCGAAGCATCCATCAACGACACCAAGGCCGCCCTGGACGGAGCCCGCGACATACTGGCGGAACAATTTGCCGAAAATGCCGACTTGCTGGCCAATATGCGCGAACACCTGTGGGCCACTGGCCTGCTCTACGCCAAAGTGGTCGAGGGCAAGGAGTCCGAAGGAGCCAACTTTCGCGACTGGTTCGACTTCAAGGAGCCCCTGCGCACCCTGCCCTCGCACCGCATCCTGGCCTTGCTGCGCGGCCGCCAGCAAAGTGTGCTCGATTTGCGCCTGGGCCTGGAGGCTGACCTCGAACTGCAGAATCCGCATCCCTGCGTAGCGCGGACAGCCCGCTTTTTAAATATCGATGCGGGATTCGAGCCCGATGCGGCGCCTCGCGCCCGCTGGCTGGCCGAGGTTTGCCGCTGGACCTGGCGCGTCAAATTATTGACCACATTCGAATCCGAACTGATCGGCCGCTTGCGCGACAGTGCCGAAGAAGAAGCCATACGCGTTTTTGCCGCCAACCTGAAAGACCTGTTGCTCGCCGCTCCGGCCGGCCCGAAACCGGTAATGGGCCTGGATCCCGGCATACGTACCGGCGTCAAGGTGGCTCTTATCGACCCCACCGGCAAACTGCTCGATACCGCCACGATCTACCCGTTCGAGCCGCGCCGCGACCGGGAAGGTTCGATCAACACCCTGGCCACATTGGCCGCCAGGCACAAGATCGAACTGGTCGCCATCGGCAATGGCACAGCCTCCCGTGAAACCGAGAAGCTGGTGGCCGACATGGCGGAAAAATTCCCCACGCTGTCGCCTACGCGTGTCGTTGTATCGGAAGCGGGCGCGTCCGTCTATTCGGCCTCGGAACTGGCCGCGCTGGAATTTCCCAATCTCGATGTCAGCCTGCGCGGCGCAGTGTCGATTGCGCGCCGACTGCAAGACCCACTGGCCGAGCTGGTCAAAATCGAGCCCAAAGCCATTGGCGTCGGTCAGTACCAGCACGACGTCAACCAGCGGGAACTGGCACGTTCGCTCGATGCGGTCATCGAGGACTGCGTCAACGCGGTGGGCGTCGATGTCAATACGGCCTCGGCCCCTTTGCTGACACGAGTATCGGGGCTGAATTCCTCGCTCGCCAAAAATATCGTGGCCTGGCGCGACGATAACGGCCCATTTGCCAATCGCAAGATGCTGCTCAAGGTTTCCCGCTTCGGCGACAAGGCGTTCGAACAGGCCGCCGGTTTTTTGCGCATACCCAATGGCGACAATCCCCTGGATGCTTCATCGGTACACCCTGAAGCCTACCCCGTGGTGGAACGCATCCTCAAGAAGCTCAACACCGAAGCCCACCAGATCATGGGACAGCAAGGCGGCCTGAAAGGGGTATCGCCAAGCGAATTCATCGACGAACGCTTTGGCCTGCCTACCGTCAAGGATATTTTCGTCGAGCTTGAAAAGCCCGGCCGCGACCCGCGCCCGGAATTCAAGACAGCTCAATTCAAGGAAGGCGTCAACACAATCAATGATCTGCACACCGGCATGATTCTCGAAGGCGTCGTGACCAATGTTGCGAATTTCGGCGCATTCGTCGATATCGGAGTGCATCAGGACGGCCTGGTGCATATCTCGGCGCTGGCGGAAAAATTCGTCAAGGATCCGCGCGATGTGGTGCGGGTGGGCCAGACAGTGCAAGTCAAGGTTCAAGAGGTCGATGTGGCGCGCAAGCGCATCGGCCTGACCATGCGGCTCAACGACGATTCCATGCCTTTGCGCCGCGGCAACGCGGAACGCAGCGAAGCCAGCTCAGGCAACCGGCGTCCTGCCGCCTCGCCTCGGCCGACCGAAGCGGCGGGCTTGGGCGCGATGGCCGCTGCCTTTGCCAAACTGAAAAAATAA
- a CDS encoding PLP-dependent aminotransferase family protein — MESFILADWLQQRLDAEAGEPAYRQLYRLIRRVILDGRLTAGARLPSSRNLAVDLAIARNTVIQVYEQLAIEGYVNAATGRGTHVADLSQDLIDDPLDKASGETGTQAQPLNRGLSKRGQHLMDRLGFSNRQIGAFMPGIPDVSEFPLKAWVRIQNKQWRRAAPALMSYAPAGGYEPLRQAISEYLSSARSVNSTARQVVMTTGIHQAIDVATRLLCQVGDVVWIEEPSYWGVRNLVLSSGLKAVPISVDQEGMCPTAADFATPPRLIVVTPSHQYPLGMVMSLARRRMLLEYARQNGCWIIEDDYDSEFRFGSRPLPSLQGLDDAGLVLYAGSFSKTLFPGLRVGYLVVPDGLAEAFSGAVAELYREGQLMTQSVLAEFIREGYLTSHIRRVRNLYAGRRTCLIGAIAGRYGDALDIVGEHAGLHLVLALPDYVDDHRVTREAFEAGVVVRPLSNYYLKAGSAKKGLLLGYAGVPVDEIGPAFNILSRVIDAQLLRV; from the coding sequence ATGGAATCCTTCATTCTGGCGGACTGGTTGCAACAGAGGCTGGATGCCGAAGCCGGCGAGCCCGCCTATCGGCAACTGTATCGATTGATTCGCCGCGTGATTCTCGACGGGCGCCTGACGGCCGGGGCGCGGCTGCCGTCGTCCCGCAATCTGGCGGTCGACCTGGCCATTGCGCGCAATACGGTTATTCAGGTGTATGAGCAACTGGCCATCGAAGGCTATGTCAATGCGGCGACCGGCCGCGGTACGCATGTTGCCGATCTGAGCCAGGACCTTATCGACGATCCTCTCGACAAGGCGAGCGGGGAGACCGGCACCCAGGCGCAGCCTTTGAACCGTGGGCTGTCCAAGCGCGGGCAGCACTTGATGGATCGGCTTGGATTTTCGAATCGGCAGATAGGTGCGTTCATGCCCGGCATTCCGGACGTGTCGGAATTTCCTCTCAAGGCCTGGGTGCGTATACAGAACAAACAGTGGCGCCGTGCCGCGCCCGCGCTGATGAGTTATGCGCCCGCCGGCGGTTACGAGCCTCTGAGGCAGGCGATTTCGGAATATTTGAGCAGCGCGCGTTCGGTCAACAGCACCGCCCGTCAGGTCGTCATGACCACCGGGATACATCAGGCAATCGATGTGGCGACACGTTTGTTGTGCCAGGTGGGGGATGTGGTCTGGATCGAGGAGCCTTCGTATTGGGGCGTACGCAACCTGGTGCTGTCGTCCGGCTTGAAAGCGGTACCGATCAGTGTGGATCAGGAGGGCATGTGTCCGACGGCGGCCGATTTTGCGACGCCCCCCAGATTGATCGTCGTGACGCCTTCGCATCAATATCCGCTGGGGATGGTCATGAGCCTTGCGCGACGCCGGATGTTGCTGGAATATGCGCGGCAAAACGGGTGCTGGATCATCGAAGACGATTACGATAGCGAGTTCCGCTTTGGCAGCCGCCCCTTGCCGTCATTGCAGGGACTCGATGACGCGGGGCTGGTGCTGTATGCGGGAAGTTTCAGCAAGACTTTGTTTCCGGGCTTGCGCGTGGGTTATCTGGTCGTTCCCGACGGTCTGGCCGAGGCGTTCTCGGGAGCGGTCGCCGAGCTTTATCGAGAGGGGCAGTTGATGACGCAGTCGGTGCTGGCGGAATTCATCCGTGAAGGTTATCTGACTTCGCATATCAGGCGGGTGCGCAATCTGTACGCCGGGCGCCGCACTTGTCTGATTGGTGCGATCGCAGGCCGTTATGGCGACGCGCTCGATATTGTGGGCGAGCATGCGGGCCTGCATCTGGTGCTGGCTCTGCCCGATTACGTAGACGATCATCGGGTAACGCGCGAGGCTTTTGAGGCGGGAGTGGTGGTGCGGCCTCTGAGTAATTATTATCTGAAGGCCGGCAGTGCGAAAAAAGGTTTGCTGCTCGGCTACGCAGGAGTGCCTGTTGACGAAATTGGCCCGGCATTCAATATTCTTTCGCGCGTGATCGATGCACAGTTGCTACGTGTCTAG
- a CDS encoding ATP-dependent DNA helicase yields MFLQELSDIFAADGPIASAVPDYRPRLAQLELAQAIESAMRDRSTLVAEAGTGTGKTWAYLVPAFLGGGKVLVSTGTRTLQDQLFRRDLPKLREALSLPITVALLKGRGNYVCHYHLERLSGDKRALKSRAEMGQLRNIQVFAKQSRTGDKADLAQVPEEADIWNRVTSTRENCLGQDCPHLRDCFVMKARRYAQDADLVVVNHALFMADLALREEGITDLLPTVDTVIFDEAHQLPDIATRFLGTSVSSHQLLDLARSIEAAGLAHARESTNWSEASKKLEQAARELRLASSPIDKLPGRKATFDAIPEPESFDTALSELQKVLDRSSQLLNVVTEKHPDLAAAAKTCLDIRARLFQWSQPDRQGHNALQPEPPQEGSVNDEGGAVRWVEHSLHHMRLHSAPLSVAQIFSRYRSASQAWILTSATLSVHGDFSHFLRQLGLWEAKTLRWESPFDYARQGVLFVPKALPLPSDFAFNERFVDALLPLARMAAGGVLVLCTTLRSVDRIAELLQERFDDEGLDRLILRQGESSRRILLERFRTEKNAVLVGSASFWEGIDVPGDALTLVAIDKLPFAPPDDPVLEARLKRCRENGGNPFMEYQLPEAAISLKQGAGRLIRSETDWGVLMVGDTRLVEKPYGKLLWRGLPPFSRTREQAEVLAFYDKKQNAC; encoded by the coding sequence ATGTTTTTGCAAGAACTCTCTGATATTTTTGCCGCAGACGGCCCTATTGCCTCTGCCGTGCCCGACTACCGGCCGCGGCTGGCTCAGCTGGAGCTCGCGCAAGCTATCGAAAGCGCCATGCGGGACCGGTCCACCCTGGTGGCCGAGGCGGGTACGGGAACCGGAAAAACCTGGGCGTATCTGGTGCCGGCGTTTCTGGGAGGAGGCAAGGTGTTGGTGTCCACCGGCACTCGTACCCTGCAGGACCAGTTGTTTCGGCGCGATCTGCCCAAATTGCGCGAGGCCCTGTCGCTGCCGATCACCGTAGCGCTTCTGAAGGGCCGGGGCAACTACGTCTGCCATTATCATCTCGAGCGTCTATCGGGGGACAAACGCGCCTTGAAATCGCGTGCCGAAATGGGTCAACTGCGCAACATCCAGGTTTTTGCGAAGCAGTCCAGAACAGGCGACAAGGCCGATTTGGCGCAGGTGCCCGAAGAGGCCGATATCTGGAACCGCGTGACATCCACTCGCGAAAATTGCCTGGGCCAGGATTGCCCGCATTTGCGCGACTGTTTTGTCATGAAGGCCCGTCGCTATGCCCAGGACGCCGATCTGGTCGTCGTGAATCATGCCTTGTTCATGGCCGATCTGGCATTGCGCGAAGAAGGGATCACCGATTTATTGCCTACCGTGGATACGGTGATTTTCGACGAAGCGCACCAATTGCCCGACATTGCCACCCGCTTTCTGGGTACCAGCGTGTCTTCGCATCAATTGCTGGATCTGGCGCGATCGATCGAAGCGGCCGGCCTGGCCCATGCCAGGGAATCCACCAACTGGAGCGAGGCCTCCAAGAAACTCGAGCAGGCGGCGCGCGAATTGCGCCTGGCATCGAGTCCGATCGACAAATTGCCCGGTCGCAAAGCCACATTCGATGCAATTCCCGAGCCCGAATCATTCGATACTGCATTGTCCGAGCTGCAGAAGGTGCTGGACCGGAGTTCGCAATTGCTGAATGTCGTGACTGAAAAACACCCCGATCTTGCCGCGGCGGCCAAGACATGCCTGGACATCCGTGCCCGTCTGTTCCAGTGGAGCCAACCGGATCGGCAAGGGCATAACGCGCTGCAGCCCGAGCCGCCCCAAGAGGGAAGTGTGAACGATGAGGGCGGGGCGGTTCGGTGGGTCGAACACAGCCTGCACCACATGCGCCTGCATAGTGCACCGTTGTCGGTAGCACAGATTTTTTCACGCTACCGCAGTGCCAGTCAGGCCTGGATCCTGACATCGGCCACGCTGTCGGTGCACGGCGATTTCAGTCATTTTCTGCGCCAGCTTGGGCTTTGGGAGGCCAAAACCCTGCGCTGGGAATCGCCCTTCGATTATGCTCGACAGGGCGTTTTGTTTGTTCCGAAAGCCTTGCCTTTGCCCAGCGATTTTGCTTTCAACGAACGATTCGTGGATGCCTTGCTGCCGCTGGCCAGGATGGCCGCCGGTGGCGTGCTGGTTCTGTGCACGACCTTGCGTTCGGTCGACAGGATCGCCGAGCTGCTGCAGGAACGATTCGACGACGAGGGCCTCGACAGGCTGATATTGCGCCAGGGCGAGAGTTCGCGACGTATTTTGCTGGAACGGTTCCGCACAGAGAAAAACGCGGTGCTGGTGGGAAGCGCCAGTTTCTGGGAAGGGATCGATGTACCGGGCGATGCCCTGACGCTTGTGGCCATCGACAAGTTGCCGTTTGCGCCGCCGGACGATCCCGTTCTGGAGGCGCGTTTGAAGCGTTGCCGCGAGAATGGCGGCAATCCGTTCATGGAGTATCAGCTGCCGGAGGCCGCGATTTCCCTCAAGCAGGGCGCGGGGCGCCTTATCCGTTCGGAGACGGATTGGGGGGTGTTGATGGTGGGCGATACCCGTTTGGTGGAAAAGCCGTATGGCAAGTTGCTCTGGCGCGGCTTGCCGCCTTTTTCACGCACTCGCGAGCAAGCCGAGGTGCTGGCTTTTTATGACAAAAAACAGAATGCGTGCTGA
- a CDS encoding RluA family pseudouridine synthase, whose translation MTDTVIHKESSATDEPVEFQLPFRAPPERLDKALARLIPEHSRSRLQVWIEQGHVWVNGQPGRIKQTVGPGDKLSVWEQLPPESLAFSPEPVEFGVVAESGDWIVINKPAGLVTHPGAGNWHGTLLNGLLYRFPELKLVARAGIVHRLDKDTSGLLVVARHEKAQTHLIRQLQDRSVSREYIALVHGNIPKSGTVDLEIGRDAKVPVRMAVERPIAPKQAITHYEPRRIGESAEGHVVTEVVCRLETGRTHQIRVHMMSLRHPLVADTLYGGKPVAGAVRQLLHARSLSFDDFSSGQRVSFEAPLADDFRQVLENITWQS comes from the coding sequence ATGACTGACACAGTTATCCATAAAGAAAGTTCCGCCACAGATGAACCGGTCGAGTTTCAACTGCCGTTCCGGGCACCGCCGGAGCGGCTGGACAAGGCCCTGGCCAGGTTGATTCCCGAGCATTCCCGCAGCCGTTTGCAGGTCTGGATCGAGCAGGGGCACGTGTGGGTCAATGGCCAGCCGGGACGCATCAAGCAAACCGTTGGTCCGGGAGACAAACTCAGCGTCTGGGAGCAATTGCCGCCGGAATCGCTGGCGTTTTCTCCCGAGCCGGTCGAATTCGGCGTGGTGGCTGAAAGCGGCGACTGGATCGTCATCAACAAGCCTGCGGGCCTTGTCACCCACCCCGGCGCGGGCAATTGGCACGGGACTTTGCTCAATGGCTTGCTGTACCGTTTCCCGGAACTGAAGCTGGTTGCGCGGGCCGGAATCGTGCACAGGCTCGACAAAGACACCTCGGGCCTGCTGGTGGTCGCGCGCCACGAAAAAGCCCAGACGCACCTGATCCGGCAGTTGCAGGACCGCAGCGTCAGCCGAGAGTATATCGCCCTGGTACACGGCAATATACCCAAGAGCGGAACAGTCGATCTCGAGATCGGGCGCGACGCCAAGGTACCGGTTCGCATGGCGGTCGAGCGGCCGATCGCTCCCAAGCAGGCCATTACCCATTATGAGCCCCGGCGTATTGGCGAAAGCGCCGAAGGTCATGTTGTGACCGAAGTCGTCTGCCGTCTTGAAACTGGCCGTACGCATCAAATCCGGGTACATATGATGAGTCTGCGCCATCCCCTGGTGGCCGATACCTTGTACGGTGGCAAGCCTGTTGCCGGCGCAGTGCGGCAGTTGCTGCATGCGCGCTCCTTGAGTTTCGATGATTTTTCAAGCGGGCAACGGGTTTCTTTCGAGGCTCCGCTGGCCGATGATTTCAGGCAGGTTCTGGAGAACATTACATGGCAGAGCTGA